From Cygnus atratus isolate AKBS03 ecotype Queensland, Australia chromosome 1, CAtr_DNAZoo_HiC_assembly, whole genome shotgun sequence, the proteins below share one genomic window:
- the LOC118247600 gene encoding solute carrier family 2, facilitated glucose transporter member 3 isoform X2: protein MADKKIIQAFFNRTLSQRSGEAVSSELLTSLWSLSVAIFSVGGMIGSFSVSLFVNRFGRRNSMLLVNILAFAGGALMALSKTAKAVEMLIIGRFIIGLFCGLCTGFVPMYISEVSPTSLRGAFGTLNQLGIVVGILVAQIFGLEGIMGTEALWPLLLGFTVIPAVLQCVALLFCPESPRFLLINKMEEEKAQAVLQKLRGTQDVSQDILEMKEESAKMSQEKKATVPELFRSPNYRQAIIIAIILQLSQQLSGINAVFYYSTGIFERAGITQPVYATIGAGVVNTVFTVVSLFLVERAGRRTLHLVGLGGMAVCAAVMTIALALKDTVEWIRYISIVATFGFVALFEVGPGPIPWFIVAELFSQGPRPAAMAVAGCSNWTSNFLVGMLFPYAEKLCGPYVFLIFLVFLVIFFVFTYFKVPETKGRTFEDISRGFEGQAETSPTASSPVEKNPMVEMNSIEPDKEVA, encoded by the exons ATGGCCGACAAGAAG ATCATCCAGGCCTTCTTCAACAGAACTTTGTCCCAGCGGAGTGGAGAGGCTGTCTCTTCAGAGCTTCTCACCTCATTATGGTCCCTTTCTGTGGCTATATTCTCAGTAGGAGGTATGATCGGCTCCTTCTCAGTCAGCCTTTTCGTCAATCGATTTGGCAG GAGGAACTCCATGCTGCTGGTGAACATCTTGGCTTTTGCTGGTGGTGCTCTCATGGCCTTATCCAAGACTGCAAAGGCTGTGGAGATGCTGATCATTGGGCGCTTCATTATTGGCCTTTTCTGTGGTCTTTGCACTGGCTTTGTACCCATGTATATCAGTGAGGTCTCACCCACCAGCCTCCGTGGAGCCTTTGGAACCCTCAACCAGCTGGGCATTGTTGTAGGCATCCTGGTGGCCCAG ATTTTTGGTCTGGAGGGAATCATGGGGACTGAAGCGCTTTGGCCACTCCTTCTGGGGTTCACCGTCATCCCAGCAGTCCTGCAGTGTGTGGCTCTTCTTTTCTGCCCTGAGAGCCCCCGTTTCCTGTTGATCAACAagatggaggaagagaaagcacaAGCAG TTCTCCAGAAGCTCCGTGGCACACAAGATGTGTCTCAAGACATCCTGGAGATGAAAGAAGAGAGTGCTAAAATGTctcaggagaagaaagcaacTGTGCCAGAGCTCTTTCGTTCTCCAAACTATCGTCAAGCCATTATCATTGCCATAATTCTacagctctcccagcagctctcGGGCATCAATGCT GTATTCTATTATTCTACAGGGATTTTTGAACGAGCTGGTATTACACAGCCTGTGTATGCCACCATTGGAGCTGGTGTGGTAAACACAGTCTTCACTGTTGTATCG CTGTTCCTGGTGGAGCGTGCAGGACGCAGGACACTCCATCTAGTTGGTTTGGGTGGCATGGCTGTGTGTGCTGCTGTTATGACTATTGCTTTAGCTCTGAAG GACACTGTGGAGTGGATCAGATACATCAGCATTGTTGCTACTTTCGGCTTTGTAGCCCTTTTTGAGGTTGGCCCTGGTCCTATCCCTTGGTTTATTGTGGCAGAACTCTTCAGTCAGGGCCCACGGCCTGCAGCCATGGCAGTGGCTGGTTGTTCTAACTGGACCTCTAATTTCCTGGTGGGGATGCTCTTCCCCTATGCAGAG AAACTGTGTGGACCCTATgtcttccttattttccttgttttcctggTCATCTTTTTTGTCTTCACATACTTCAAAGTGCCGGAGACCAAGGGCAGGACATTTGAAGACATCTCCAGGGGCTTTGAAGGACAAGCAGAAACCAGCCCCACAGCCTCATCACCTGTGGAGAAAAACCCCATGGTGGAGATGAACAGCATAGAACCTGACAAAGAAGTTGCCTAA
- the LOC118247600 gene encoding solute carrier family 2, facilitated glucose transporter member 3 isoform X1, producing the protein MADKKKITAPLIYAVTIAAIGSLQFGYNTGVINAPEKIIQAFFNRTLSQRSGEAVSSELLTSLWSLSVAIFSVGGMIGSFSVSLFVNRFGRRNSMLLVNILAFAGGALMALSKTAKAVEMLIIGRFIIGLFCGLCTGFVPMYISEVSPTSLRGAFGTLNQLGIVVGILVAQIFGLEGIMGTEALWPLLLGFTVIPAVLQCVALLFCPESPRFLLINKMEEEKAQAVLQKLRGTQDVSQDILEMKEESAKMSQEKKATVPELFRSPNYRQAIIIAIILQLSQQLSGINAVFYYSTGIFERAGITQPVYATIGAGVVNTVFTVVSLFLVERAGRRTLHLVGLGGMAVCAAVMTIALALKDTVEWIRYISIVATFGFVALFEVGPGPIPWFIVAELFSQGPRPAAMAVAGCSNWTSNFLVGMLFPYAEKLCGPYVFLIFLVFLVIFFVFTYFKVPETKGRTFEDISRGFEGQAETSPTASSPVEKNPMVEMNSIEPDKEVA; encoded by the exons ATGGCCGACAAGAAG aaaattacTGCACCCCTTATCTATGCTGTTACTATTGCTGCTATTGGATCTCTCCAATTCGGGTACAACACTGGTGTCATCAATGCTCCTGAGAAG ATCATCCAGGCCTTCTTCAACAGAACTTTGTCCCAGCGGAGTGGAGAGGCTGTCTCTTCAGAGCTTCTCACCTCATTATGGTCCCTTTCTGTGGCTATATTCTCAGTAGGAGGTATGATCGGCTCCTTCTCAGTCAGCCTTTTCGTCAATCGATTTGGCAG GAGGAACTCCATGCTGCTGGTGAACATCTTGGCTTTTGCTGGTGGTGCTCTCATGGCCTTATCCAAGACTGCAAAGGCTGTGGAGATGCTGATCATTGGGCGCTTCATTATTGGCCTTTTCTGTGGTCTTTGCACTGGCTTTGTACCCATGTATATCAGTGAGGTCTCACCCACCAGCCTCCGTGGAGCCTTTGGAACCCTCAACCAGCTGGGCATTGTTGTAGGCATCCTGGTGGCCCAG ATTTTTGGTCTGGAGGGAATCATGGGGACTGAAGCGCTTTGGCCACTCCTTCTGGGGTTCACCGTCATCCCAGCAGTCCTGCAGTGTGTGGCTCTTCTTTTCTGCCCTGAGAGCCCCCGTTTCCTGTTGATCAACAagatggaggaagagaaagcacaAGCAG TTCTCCAGAAGCTCCGTGGCACACAAGATGTGTCTCAAGACATCCTGGAGATGAAAGAAGAGAGTGCTAAAATGTctcaggagaagaaagcaacTGTGCCAGAGCTCTTTCGTTCTCCAAACTATCGTCAAGCCATTATCATTGCCATAATTCTacagctctcccagcagctctcGGGCATCAATGCT GTATTCTATTATTCTACAGGGATTTTTGAACGAGCTGGTATTACACAGCCTGTGTATGCCACCATTGGAGCTGGTGTGGTAAACACAGTCTTCACTGTTGTATCG CTGTTCCTGGTGGAGCGTGCAGGACGCAGGACACTCCATCTAGTTGGTTTGGGTGGCATGGCTGTGTGTGCTGCTGTTATGACTATTGCTTTAGCTCTGAAG GACACTGTGGAGTGGATCAGATACATCAGCATTGTTGCTACTTTCGGCTTTGTAGCCCTTTTTGAGGTTGGCCCTGGTCCTATCCCTTGGTTTATTGTGGCAGAACTCTTCAGTCAGGGCCCACGGCCTGCAGCCATGGCAGTGGCTGGTTGTTCTAACTGGACCTCTAATTTCCTGGTGGGGATGCTCTTCCCCTATGCAGAG AAACTGTGTGGACCCTATgtcttccttattttccttgttttcctggTCATCTTTTTTGTCTTCACATACTTCAAAGTGCCGGAGACCAAGGGCAGGACATTTGAAGACATCTCCAGGGGCTTTGAAGGACAAGCAGAAACCAGCCCCACAGCCTCATCACCTGTGGAGAAAAACCCCATGGTGGAGATGAACAGCATAGAACCTGACAAAGAAGTTGCCTAA
- the LOC118247600 gene encoding solute carrier family 2, facilitated glucose transporter member 3 isoform X5 gives MVPFCGYILSRRRNSMLLVNILAFAGGALMALSKTAKAVEMLIIGRFIIGLFCGLCTGFVPMYISEVSPTSLRGAFGTLNQLGIVVGILVAQIFGLEGIMGTEALWPLLLGFTVIPAVLQCVALLFCPESPRFLLINKMEEEKAQAVLQKLRGTQDVSQDILEMKEESAKMSQEKKATVPELFRSPNYRQAIIIAIILQLSQQLSGINAVFYYSTGIFERAGITQPVYATIGAGVVNTVFTVVSLFLVERAGRRTLHLVGLGGMAVCAAVMTIALALKDTVEWIRYISIVATFGFVALFEVGPGPIPWFIVAELFSQGPRPAAMAVAGCSNWTSNFLVGMLFPYAEKLCGPYVFLIFLVFLVIFFVFTYFKVPETKGRTFEDISRGFEGQAETSPTASSPVEKNPMVEMNSIEPDKEVA, from the exons ATGGTCCCTTTCTGTGGCTATATTCTCAGTAGGAG GAGGAACTCCATGCTGCTGGTGAACATCTTGGCTTTTGCTGGTGGTGCTCTCATGGCCTTATCCAAGACTGCAAAGGCTGTGGAGATGCTGATCATTGGGCGCTTCATTATTGGCCTTTTCTGTGGTCTTTGCACTGGCTTTGTACCCATGTATATCAGTGAGGTCTCACCCACCAGCCTCCGTGGAGCCTTTGGAACCCTCAACCAGCTGGGCATTGTTGTAGGCATCCTGGTGGCCCAG ATTTTTGGTCTGGAGGGAATCATGGGGACTGAAGCGCTTTGGCCACTCCTTCTGGGGTTCACCGTCATCCCAGCAGTCCTGCAGTGTGTGGCTCTTCTTTTCTGCCCTGAGAGCCCCCGTTTCCTGTTGATCAACAagatggaggaagagaaagcacaAGCAG TTCTCCAGAAGCTCCGTGGCACACAAGATGTGTCTCAAGACATCCTGGAGATGAAAGAAGAGAGTGCTAAAATGTctcaggagaagaaagcaacTGTGCCAGAGCTCTTTCGTTCTCCAAACTATCGTCAAGCCATTATCATTGCCATAATTCTacagctctcccagcagctctcGGGCATCAATGCT GTATTCTATTATTCTACAGGGATTTTTGAACGAGCTGGTATTACACAGCCTGTGTATGCCACCATTGGAGCTGGTGTGGTAAACACAGTCTTCACTGTTGTATCG CTGTTCCTGGTGGAGCGTGCAGGACGCAGGACACTCCATCTAGTTGGTTTGGGTGGCATGGCTGTGTGTGCTGCTGTTATGACTATTGCTTTAGCTCTGAAG GACACTGTGGAGTGGATCAGATACATCAGCATTGTTGCTACTTTCGGCTTTGTAGCCCTTTTTGAGGTTGGCCCTGGTCCTATCCCTTGGTTTATTGTGGCAGAACTCTTCAGTCAGGGCCCACGGCCTGCAGCCATGGCAGTGGCTGGTTGTTCTAACTGGACCTCTAATTTCCTGGTGGGGATGCTCTTCCCCTATGCAGAG AAACTGTGTGGACCCTATgtcttccttattttccttgttttcctggTCATCTTTTTTGTCTTCACATACTTCAAAGTGCCGGAGACCAAGGGCAGGACATTTGAAGACATCTCCAGGGGCTTTGAAGGACAAGCAGAAACCAGCCCCACAGCCTCATCACCTGTGGAGAAAAACCCCATGGTGGAGATGAACAGCATAGAACCTGACAAAGAAGTTGCCTAA
- the LOC118247600 gene encoding solute carrier family 2, facilitated glucose transporter member 3 isoform X4, translating to MADKKIIQAFFNRTLSQRSGEAVSSELLTSLWSLSVAIFSVGGMIGSFSVSLFVNRFGRRNSMLLVNILAFAGGALMALSKTAKAVEMLIIGRFIIGLFCGLCTGFVPMYISEVSPTSLRGAFGTLNQLGIVVGILVAQIFGLEGIMGTEALWPLLLGFTVIPAVLQCVALLFCPESPRFLLINKMEEEKAQAVLQKLRGTQDVSQDILEMKEESAKMSQEKKATVPELFRSPNYRQAIIIAIILQLSQQLSGINAVFYYSTGIFERAGITQPVYATIGAGVVNTVFTVVSLFLVERAGRRTLHLVGLGGMAVCAAVMTIALALKDTVEWIRYISIVATFGFVALFEVGPGPIPWFIVAELFSQGPRPAAMAVAGCSNWTSNFLVGMLFPYAECRRPRAGHLKTSPGALKDKQKPAPQPHHLWRKTPWWR from the exons ATGGCCGACAAGAAG ATCATCCAGGCCTTCTTCAACAGAACTTTGTCCCAGCGGAGTGGAGAGGCTGTCTCTTCAGAGCTTCTCACCTCATTATGGTCCCTTTCTGTGGCTATATTCTCAGTAGGAGGTATGATCGGCTCCTTCTCAGTCAGCCTTTTCGTCAATCGATTTGGCAG GAGGAACTCCATGCTGCTGGTGAACATCTTGGCTTTTGCTGGTGGTGCTCTCATGGCCTTATCCAAGACTGCAAAGGCTGTGGAGATGCTGATCATTGGGCGCTTCATTATTGGCCTTTTCTGTGGTCTTTGCACTGGCTTTGTACCCATGTATATCAGTGAGGTCTCACCCACCAGCCTCCGTGGAGCCTTTGGAACCCTCAACCAGCTGGGCATTGTTGTAGGCATCCTGGTGGCCCAG ATTTTTGGTCTGGAGGGAATCATGGGGACTGAAGCGCTTTGGCCACTCCTTCTGGGGTTCACCGTCATCCCAGCAGTCCTGCAGTGTGTGGCTCTTCTTTTCTGCCCTGAGAGCCCCCGTTTCCTGTTGATCAACAagatggaggaagagaaagcacaAGCAG TTCTCCAGAAGCTCCGTGGCACACAAGATGTGTCTCAAGACATCCTGGAGATGAAAGAAGAGAGTGCTAAAATGTctcaggagaagaaagcaacTGTGCCAGAGCTCTTTCGTTCTCCAAACTATCGTCAAGCCATTATCATTGCCATAATTCTacagctctcccagcagctctcGGGCATCAATGCT GTATTCTATTATTCTACAGGGATTTTTGAACGAGCTGGTATTACACAGCCTGTGTATGCCACCATTGGAGCTGGTGTGGTAAACACAGTCTTCACTGTTGTATCG CTGTTCCTGGTGGAGCGTGCAGGACGCAGGACACTCCATCTAGTTGGTTTGGGTGGCATGGCTGTGTGTGCTGCTGTTATGACTATTGCTTTAGCTCTGAAG GACACTGTGGAGTGGATCAGATACATCAGCATTGTTGCTACTTTCGGCTTTGTAGCCCTTTTTGAGGTTGGCCCTGGTCCTATCCCTTGGTTTATTGTGGCAGAACTCTTCAGTCAGGGCCCACGGCCTGCAGCCATGGCAGTGGCTGGTTGTTCTAACTGGACCTCTAATTTCCTGGTGGGGATGCTCTTCCCCTATGCAGAG TGCCGGAGACCAAGGGCAGGACATTTGAAGACATCTCCAGGGGCTTTGAAGGACAAGCAGAAACCAGCCCCACAGCCTCATCACCTGTGGAGAAAAACCCCATGGTGGAGATGA
- the LOC118247600 gene encoding solute carrier family 2, facilitated glucose transporter member 3 isoform X3, whose product MADKKKITAPLIYAVTIAAIGSLQFGYNTGVINAPEKIIQAFFNRTLSQRSGEAVSSELLTSLWSLSVAIFSVGGMIGSFSVSLFVNRFGRRNSMLLVNILAFAGGALMALSKTAKAVEMLIIGRFIIGLFCGLCTGFVPMYISEVSPTSLRGAFGTLNQLGIVVGILVAQIFGLEGIMGTEALWPLLLGFTVIPAVLQCVALLFCPESPRFLLINKMEEEKAQAVLQKLRGTQDVSQDILEMKEESAKMSQEKKATVPELFRSPNYRQAIIIAIILQLSQQLSGINAVFYYSTGIFERAGITQPVYATIGAGVVNTVFTVVSLFLVERAGRRTLHLVGLGGMAVCAAVMTIALALKDTVEWIRYISIVATFGFVALFEVGPGPIPWFIVAELFSQGPRPAAMAVAGCSNWTSNFLVGMLFPYAECRRPRAGHLKTSPGALKDKQKPAPQPHHLWRKTPWWR is encoded by the exons ATGGCCGACAAGAAG aaaattacTGCACCCCTTATCTATGCTGTTACTATTGCTGCTATTGGATCTCTCCAATTCGGGTACAACACTGGTGTCATCAATGCTCCTGAGAAG ATCATCCAGGCCTTCTTCAACAGAACTTTGTCCCAGCGGAGTGGAGAGGCTGTCTCTTCAGAGCTTCTCACCTCATTATGGTCCCTTTCTGTGGCTATATTCTCAGTAGGAGGTATGATCGGCTCCTTCTCAGTCAGCCTTTTCGTCAATCGATTTGGCAG GAGGAACTCCATGCTGCTGGTGAACATCTTGGCTTTTGCTGGTGGTGCTCTCATGGCCTTATCCAAGACTGCAAAGGCTGTGGAGATGCTGATCATTGGGCGCTTCATTATTGGCCTTTTCTGTGGTCTTTGCACTGGCTTTGTACCCATGTATATCAGTGAGGTCTCACCCACCAGCCTCCGTGGAGCCTTTGGAACCCTCAACCAGCTGGGCATTGTTGTAGGCATCCTGGTGGCCCAG ATTTTTGGTCTGGAGGGAATCATGGGGACTGAAGCGCTTTGGCCACTCCTTCTGGGGTTCACCGTCATCCCAGCAGTCCTGCAGTGTGTGGCTCTTCTTTTCTGCCCTGAGAGCCCCCGTTTCCTGTTGATCAACAagatggaggaagagaaagcacaAGCAG TTCTCCAGAAGCTCCGTGGCACACAAGATGTGTCTCAAGACATCCTGGAGATGAAAGAAGAGAGTGCTAAAATGTctcaggagaagaaagcaacTGTGCCAGAGCTCTTTCGTTCTCCAAACTATCGTCAAGCCATTATCATTGCCATAATTCTacagctctcccagcagctctcGGGCATCAATGCT GTATTCTATTATTCTACAGGGATTTTTGAACGAGCTGGTATTACACAGCCTGTGTATGCCACCATTGGAGCTGGTGTGGTAAACACAGTCTTCACTGTTGTATCG CTGTTCCTGGTGGAGCGTGCAGGACGCAGGACACTCCATCTAGTTGGTTTGGGTGGCATGGCTGTGTGTGCTGCTGTTATGACTATTGCTTTAGCTCTGAAG GACACTGTGGAGTGGATCAGATACATCAGCATTGTTGCTACTTTCGGCTTTGTAGCCCTTTTTGAGGTTGGCCCTGGTCCTATCCCTTGGTTTATTGTGGCAGAACTCTTCAGTCAGGGCCCACGGCCTGCAGCCATGGCAGTGGCTGGTTGTTCTAACTGGACCTCTAATTTCCTGGTGGGGATGCTCTTCCCCTATGCAGAG TGCCGGAGACCAAGGGCAGGACATTTGAAGACATCTCCAGGGGCTTTGAAGGACAAGCAGAAACCAGCCCCACAGCCTCATCACCTGTGGAGAAAAACCCCATGGTGGAGATGA